GGTTCTGGTGTTGGTTCTGGTGTTGGTTCTGGTGTTGGTTCTGGTGTTGGTTCTGGTGTTGGTTCTGGTGTTGGTTCTGGTGTTGGTTCTGGTGTTGGTTCTGGTGTTGGTTCTGGTGTTGGTTCTGGTGTTGGTTCTGATTCTTCGGTTTTCTTTATTTCAACATCATCTAATGAACCAAAGATAGTTTCCAAGAAAGTTTTCTTGTTAAAAGATTTCAGATCAGGATACTCTTGACCAACTCCGACAAAGAGAATTGGAGTAGAAGTAATTTTCACAATGGATAATGCTGCACCGCCCTTTGCATCTGCGTCACCTTTAGTCAAAATGGAAGCATCAAATTTTACATGCTCATAAAATTCTCGTGCTTGATTTACGGTATCATTACCAGCCAATGAGTCACCGACAAAAATTTTCATATCTGGATTAACTACTTTGGTAATTTTTGCAATCTGCTCCATCAAGTTTTTACTTGTTTGCATTCTTCCTGCGGTATCTATCAAAACACAATCTGTTCTGTGAGAATTTGCATAGAGTACAGCATCCCTTGCAACTGCAGCAGGATCTGATTCATAATTCTGAGCAACAAGTTTCAGATTAAGTCGGTTTGTATGTTCTCGTAATTGTTCAATTGCGCCTGCCCGAAAAGTATCAGCTGCTGCAACTACAACAGAGTATTTTG
The nucleotide sequence above comes from Nitrosopumilus sp.. Encoded proteins:
- the ftsY gene encoding signal recognition particle-docking protein FtsY, yielding MFDKLRNAFSNAAKSLGEKELNEKDIEDVLFELEISLLESDVATEVIESIKSDLKEKLIGSKVDKKEIEKFVKDSLISSISALFDSAGTYDLFANINEKKKQGKPFLILFVGINGTGKTTSLAKVAHLLQQAKYSVVVAAADTFRAGAIEQLREHTNRLNLKLVAQNYESDPAAVARDAVLYANSHRTDCVLIDTAGRMQTSKNLMEQIAKITKVVNPDMKIFVGDSLAGNDTVNQAREFYEHVKFDASILTKGDADAKGGAALSIVKITSTPILFVGVGQEYPDLKSFNKKTFLETIFGSLDDVEIKKTEESEPTPEPTPEPTPEPTPEPTPEPTPEPTPEPTPEPTPEPTPEPTPEP